The genomic window TTTCTAATAAACATACAAATCAGTAACAAGGTGAAAAATACATGgtcaaataaaaactgtattgAGGTATGAGACATACCTGCCACTTCCTTGAGTTTCAGGATAGCAGGATCTTCAAGATGTTTGATGTGCTCCTGGACCATGCCCTCAAAGGTCTTGTAGTTGATGAATCCTGGCAATTCTCTTCCACGGTACTTTCGCTCATACTGAGCTACCTCTCTCTCAATATTCCAGTTGACTGCAACATGAATGAatttgtgaaagaaaaagtaGATGTAAAGTAGTTCATTTGTTGATTAGCAGAGGTCAGTAGAGCAAATTTACGTAGTTATAAAAGTTATTACTTTGTATTtggaaatgtaaaacatgttgCACTTTTCACatcaagaagaaaacaaaacaccagaGGAAACAATATTTTCCTTAAGAGCTCACATATTATGTTACAGCTTTGCAGTATGAAAGCAAAGACACCAAAATAGATGTAATGACCAGGATGTTTATGCACTTACATGTTATTCCAGAGCGGTCTATGGTATCTTTCCATGCTGCAAACTCTTTTCTGAGTATGGAAAAGATATTGACTCCAAATTTTAGTTCGTCCCCTGTGGTGAGGCTGATAGCGTCATGTGTAAACGCTGTCACTCTCTAAATAATAGATAAAAGACATGagaataaatgtactgtatgtcctaTTGTATAAGGAGTAATTTGGGTTAGGAGATGCAGTGTTTTGTATGTTacttaaaagataaaaaagccGATAAACTCACATCAATGAGGAAACCGAGTCTCCCAGTTCTGTCAGATGGGGGTCCATTCCCATATCTATCCAGATCTGTCTGAGTCTGTTTTAGTTTCCCCTTTATTTGCTCCTCCAGTCGAGGCAGAGATTTCTAGAAATCACACATGGCTCAAAATATTAACACTCAAAGTCAGCCAAGTAATTTGTAGTGAACCGTTAAAGTGAAGCTGTAAAGCTGGGGACAAATCTGAGGACTAGCTAAAACCTACTAGACAAACCACACATAAAGACTGTTTCCATCAACTGGCACTGATTTTTAGTCTTTGACCGATCAGTTGTCATGTGTGTCCCTGTATTCACCTGGATATGATGCACCAGCTCAATGGTGAGTTTCTCAGCCAGTTTAGGAACAGTGGCATAGCCTTCATCATAGAGAGTTCTacagaatgaaataaaaggTTACACAACCTGTGAATCTGCAAAACGTTGTTTACATAATCATCAAAAAGAGTGAACTCACTTGAAATGCACATGATCACTGAAGAAggctttctctttttctgttgcttCAGTAAGAGACACCTTCTGTTTGATCTCCTTCTGACCCCTGCACCTGACGATCATGTAGCCCTTCTTCAGGGGGATGACGCCATTATGAACGATGTGAACCACTGTCTCTTCTGTGCCTTTGTCCACTAGATCAGGTTTGGTCAAGATACCTAAGAGACAGAGGAATTTAGACAAAGTTTACTTAGAACTACTAAAGGACAGTAAGGTTTTGAGCTACCTAAAAACTTggtggcttaaaaaaaaaatccaatatatTTACCCAAAGTCCTCTCTCCATCAAGATCCACCTGCTGTGCCATGTTCAAAGCCTCTGTGGTTGCTATGTCCACGTTGCATGGAACAACCACCAAGCTGATGGTCTCTTGTTTTTTGATGAACCTTTCGATCATTAACTTTATCTGAAAGTATTGATTCATATTATATCAAGTCTAAGATTATAAACTGCACAACTACCAAATCAGCAATGTGCTTTGCACTGTTCTAATCAAATAATAAAGAACTACATTATAACAAGACTAAATAACTGTAGCCTAGCGGCCTTGTGAGGTTTTAATAGGCGTTACAGACCAGAGAACAAACTTGTTGGATGAATGAGAAATCTTCTTACCACTAGTGGTGCAATACATGTAAGGAAGAAATGCCATGCTGTTACCTAATTCGAAAGGGTTTCTCCTCGATTTTTCAGTATGCTGTTAACAAAAACCATTTACTAAACCCCTCCTCCAAACAGCAATTGTCCAATTATTGCTGAGCAACCATAACTAGGCAACGCTTGTCAAGCTTTGGCTTTCTCCACATGCAGAAGCGATGTGCATGGGGCTGTATTAAGAGTCATACTGTGTGTAAGTTTGCAGGGTGGTGGCTTTTAGCCttcccaaaacaaaaaatagatgagaaaaagtgtaaggaatggattcaactgtgtgtttatatgcactAACGTAAATTGCAAATGTTGTCCAGCTAATTGGCTTAGCACTTACAGTAGTAGCTTAACCCACTGTTATTTCCCAGGACAGTTTTGTGGGTTACAGGTTATGTAAAAACAGTGTAGTTTCCCCACTGTGTGGAAGCAGGCCCTAGATACTGTACCACAGTGTAGGCatatgttagcagctctgtcctgctcttgTTGAATTTGGTAACACTCCTGCAAACAGCCCAGTCAGACTCAAGCTAGGAGCCAGTGTTACGTTTGCTAAACAAAATCGTCATCTGAGGACCATGATTGTTTATACCAGATTTTGTGGAAATTGCTCCAGTTGTCAAGATATAGTACTGAGACCTGAACTACTATACCTGCTCTCCAATGTTCTCTGGTTGTCCCTTGACAGCCACTCTGGTGATGCCGGGCAGGTCAATGAGTGTCAGGTCTGGAACATCAGGAGAGGCGATCTCCAGACTGATGAGGTCATTACTGATCCCCACCCCGACCCCGGCAATTTTATCttgagctggagagagagagaccgatATATGATGATTACAAAGGATGGGCATGCTGATCACCGAGCAGCAAATTAAACCTTTAACCTCCTTCAATACTTGGCTTAATTGTTAAGGACATTTAAGAATACGGTATACTGTACCTTCTCTGATCTTTTTCTCCACATCTGCAGGGTCTTTTATAACTTCCTTATAGTCCTTGTAGCTTATCTTTCCATAccactcctctccctctttctttctcttcatcttcagtTCAAGAGGACATCTTGTTACAATGCCTGAATCACGGGAGAGTGAATGATGAGACGAGGAGCAAAAAGTGAAATCCCATGTTCTTACCACACAGCAACATATCTCAGACAGTACATAAataatttcaattaaaaattgGGTCtcaaataatttataaaattgaaaaatagGTCTGTACATCTAAATGTGTGACAGGCACATCAGAATGAGCAACTTGAGTAAAAGTGAAGAAACTTCCACACATTGTCTCGATTACTATGAGTATATTTATTTGCAACATTTCTGTCTACATGACTTTCTTCACATATATGATTTTTCAGGTCAAGGTGTAAGTTATATTGTCAATAAAAATAGGTTAATGATTGGGCCTgtcattaaacatttattgaaatccAACTGAAGTCACATTTAAT from Thunnus maccoyii chromosome 3, fThuMac1.1, whole genome shotgun sequence includes these protein-coding regions:
- the LOC121894160 gene encoding interferon-induced GTP-binding protein Mx-like isoform X2, which gives rise to MKRKKEGEEWYGKISYKDYKEVIKDPADVEKKIREAQDKIAGVGVGISNDLISLEIASPDVPDLTLIDLPGITRVAVKGQPENIGEQIKLMIERFIKKQETISLVVVPCNVDIATTEALNMAQQVDLDGERTLGILTKPDLVDKGTEETVVHIVHNGVIPLKKGYMIVRCRGQKEIKQKVSLTEATEKEKAFFSDHVHFKTLYDEGYATVPKLAEKLTIELVHHIQKSLPRLEEQIKGKLKQTQTDLDRYGNGPPSDRTGRLGFLIDRVTAFTHDAISLTTGDELKFGVNIFSILRKEFAAWKDTIDRSGITFNWNIEREVAQYERKYRGRELPGFINYKTFEGMVQEHIKHLEDPAILKLKEVAEIVKKELFKLAQCSFVGFPNLVTIAKVKIEAIVNKKEITAESMLRTQFKMELIVYTQDSTYSKKLGKRKREEVEQEKITGRALSSNDTGATLKEMMKHIKSYYQIAGQRLADQIPLVIRYQMLQESAVQLQREMLQMLQDKEKTESLLHEEHGIKTERTNLQGRIKRLSNARILLTEFSMNIYNFNTSPVQNLNPDF
- the LOC121894160 gene encoding interferon-induced GTP-binding protein Mx-like isoform X1 — encoded protein: MNSLNQQYEEKVRPCIDLIDRLRSLGVEKDLALPAIAVIGDQSSGKSSVLEALSGVALPRGSGIVTRCPLELKMKRKKEGEEWYGKISYKDYKEVIKDPADVEKKIREAQDKIAGVGVGISNDLISLEIASPDVPDLTLIDLPGITRVAVKGQPENIGEQIKLMIERFIKKQETISLVVVPCNVDIATTEALNMAQQVDLDGERTLGILTKPDLVDKGTEETVVHIVHNGVIPLKKGYMIVRCRGQKEIKQKVSLTEATEKEKAFFSDHVHFKTLYDEGYATVPKLAEKLTIELVHHIQKSLPRLEEQIKGKLKQTQTDLDRYGNGPPSDRTGRLGFLIDRVTAFTHDAISLTTGDELKFGVNIFSILRKEFAAWKDTIDRSGITFNWNIEREVAQYERKYRGRELPGFINYKTFEGMVQEHIKHLEDPAILKLKEVAEIVKKELFKLAQCSFVGFPNLVTIAKVKIEAIVNKKEITAESMLRTQFKMELIVYTQDSTYSKKLGKRKREEVEQEKITGRALSSNDTGATLKEMMKHIKSYYQIAGQRLADQIPLVIRYQMLQESAVQLQREMLQMLQDKEKTESLLHEEHGIKTERTNLQGRIKRLSNARILLTEFSMNIYNFNTSPVQNLNPDF